The DNA region CGCCGAACTTGGGATCCTCGGCGTCGAGGTGGCCCATGACGAACGGGATGACATACATGGTGCGGCCGCGCATGGAGCCTGCGAACAGTCCGCGCAGCTTCTCCTTCATTGCCGCCGGGGCCATCCAGTTGTTGGTGAAGCCGGCGTCGTGCTCCTTCTCGGAGCAGATGAAGGTTTGTTCCTCAACACGCGCAACGTCAGCGGGATCGGAGAATGCGGCGAAGGAGTTGGGGAAGAGCTCCTGGTTCAGCCGGGTCAGCGTTCCCGCTTCAACGAGTTCGCTGGTGAGGCGTGTATCTTCTTCTTCGGATCCGTCGACCCAGTGGATACGGTCCGGCTGCGTAAGCTCAGCAACCTCTTCGACCCATGCCAGCAAGGCAGCATGTGTGGTGGGTGCTTTCTCAAGCAGCGGCTTCTGCGCCAGATCGCCCATTGCGGTTCCCTTCCTCGGGTTCATCGGTGTGTCCTAAATGTTATTTGGCGGGAGGGCCCAATTTCTGGGCCCGCGCTGCACTTTGATGAGCGTTTGCTGCGGAATCCGCGTAGATTCAACAAATCGGAGGGAAAACTTAGCCAAATAAGTGACGAAGCTCACCTAGACCGGTCTAGTCGGCTAGATTACATACGGTTCGATTTGGCACTCCGGGCCACCCTCGCGTAAAGTAATTCGAGGTTCAGGGAGAGCGATTCTCCAAGAAACACACGATGCGCCCATAGCTCAGCTGGATAGAGCGTCTGTCTACGGAACAGAAGGTCAGGGGTTCGAATCCCTTTGGGCGCACAGAGAAAGGCCCGCAACGGTTCCCCGCTGCGGGCCTTTTGCTTTACCCCGCAGCGCCTGGTGTTTACCCCGGCGGCGCCGGCCGCTGAGCCCGAGCACCGAACACCAGCGCGGCGCCGACCTAATCGAGGCCGCCCGCGGTGGTTCAGCGTAACTTGCTGAAAAACTCCCGGACGTCACCGACGAGCAGGTCTGGGGCCTCCATGGCGGCGAAGTGGCCGCCGCGGCCGAATTCGGACCAGTGCACCACCGTGTGTTCGAGCTCGACAGTCCGCCGGATCGACACATCCATGGGAAACACCGCAACCCCGGTCGGCACCGCGGAACGCTCACTCGCGCCCCAAGCTCCGGCATGTGCGGTCTCGTAGTAGCTGTTGGCCGAGGACCCGGCGGTGCCGGTCAGCCAATACAGCATCACGTTGGAGAGCAACAGGTCCAGGTCCACCGCGTCCTCGGGCAGTTCGGCGGCCGGATCGGTCCACTCCTTGAACTTCTCCACGATCCAGGCCAACTGCCCGATCGGGGAGTCGTGCAGCCCGTGCGCCAGGGTCTGTGGCCGGGTGATCTGGATCATCGCGTAGCCGGACTGCTCGGTGTGTAGGTACTGCAGGTGCTCCAGCCGCGCCCGCTCGGCCTCGGTCAGCTCCCCCACCTCGCCGGGGTTGACCTCCGTGAACGCGGAGAGCCCGTTCGCGTGGACGCCGACGACCTTGTCGGGGTTGAGCCGGCCGAGCCCCGGGGAGATGACCGCGCCGGTGTCCCCGCCCTGCGCGCCGTAGCGGTCGTAGCCAAGCCGTTTCATCAGCTCAGCGAACGCCCTGGTCACCCGGTTGGTGTCCCAGCCGGCGTCGACGGTTGGTCCGGAGAAGCCGCTGCCGGGGATCGACGGGATCACCAGGTGGAAGGCGTCCGCCGGGTCTCCGCCGTGTGCCCTGGGGTCTGTCAGCGGGCCGATGACGTTCAGGAACTCCACAATCGAGCCGGGCCAGCCGTGGGTCATGATCAGCGGCAGCGCGTCCTGCTCCGGCGAGCGTACGTGCAGGAAGTGGAGGTTCTGTCCATCGATCTCGGTGGTGAACTGCGGGTACTTGTTCAGCTCCCGCTCATAGACGCGCCAGTCGTAGCCATCGCGCCAGTACTCGGCCAGCCCCTTGAGGTAGCTCACCGGCACCCCGCGGCTCCAGCCGACATCGGGCAGGTCCGCGCCCCACCGGGTCCTGGCGAGCCGGTTCCGAAGGTCATCCAGCTCACCCTGGGGAATGTCGATGGTGAAGGGCCGGATTTCACTGTTGTTCTCCATACCGTCAACTCTAGGAGCCGGTTAGGTCACCTTCGGTCCTAGGCCAATGGCAGAATCAAACCATGTGGGAAACCTCTACACGGCTGCTGCGACTACTCTCTCCTGCAGTCGCGACGCGAATGGACCGGCTCCGAACTGGCCGAGCGACTGGACATCACGCCTCGCACCGTGCGGCGCGATATCGACCGCCTGCGCGGCCTCGGTTATCCCGTGCTGGCCACGGCGGGCACCGCCGGCTACCGGCTTGGCGCAGGCGCGGACCTGCCGCCGCTGCTGCTCGACGACGACGAAGCCGTGGCCGTCGCCGTTGGGCTGCGCACGGCCGCCGGCGGTTCGATCACCGGCATCGAGGAGACCTCAGTGCGGGCCCTGGCCAAGCTCGAACAAGTACTGCCGTCCCGGCTGCGCCACCGGATCAACGCCCTGCAGTCAGTGGTTGTGCCGATGGCCAACACCGGCCCCACGGTCGACCCGAGCACCCTCACCGCCATCGCCGGAGCGTGCCGCGACTCGCTGCGCCTTCGCTTCGACTACCGCACCCATGACGGAACCAGCAGCATCCGCACCACCGAGCCGCACCGGCTGGTGCACGCCGGCCGGCGCTGGTACCTCATCGGCTGGGACGTCGACCGCGCGGACTGGCGTACCTACCGCGTGGATCGTCTCGACCCGCGCACACCCACGGGCCCCCGGTTCACGCCGTGCACCCCGCCAGCCCC from Arthrobacter pascens includes:
- a CDS encoding epoxide hydrolase family protein codes for the protein MENNSEIRPFTIDIPQGELDDLRNRLARTRWGADLPDVGWSRGVPVSYLKGLAEYWRDGYDWRVYERELNKYPQFTTEIDGQNLHFLHVRSPEQDALPLIMTHGWPGSIVEFLNVIGPLTDPRAHGGDPADAFHLVIPSIPGSGFSGPTVDAGWDTNRVTRAFAELMKRLGYDRYGAQGGDTGAVISPGLGRLNPDKVVGVHANGLSAFTEVNPGEVGELTEAERARLEHLQYLHTEQSGYAMIQITRPQTLAHGLHDSPIGQLAWIVEKFKEWTDPAAELPEDAVDLDLLLSNVMLYWLTGTAGSSANSYYETAHAGAWGASERSAVPTGVAVFPMDVSIRRTVELEHTVVHWSEFGRGGHFAAMEAPDLLVGDVREFFSKLR
- a CDS encoding helix-turn-helix transcriptional regulator, producing MDITPRTVRRDIDRLRGLGYPVLATAGTAGYRLGAGADLPPLLLDDDEAVAVAVGLRTAAGGSITGIEETSVRALAKLEQVLPSRLRHRINALQSVVVPMANTGPTVDPSTLTAIAGACRDSLRLRFDYRTHDGTSSIRTTEPHRLVHAGRRWYLIGWDVDRADWRTYRVDRLDPRTPTGPRFTPCTPPAPDIGGYTSRAISTSAYRYQARFTLHVSAETAAERIAPTTGVLEPIDEHRCTLRAGSNSLDELAIYVTTKGFDFQVHEPPELVEHIRTLAARLTSATD